One genomic region from Halococcus qingdaonensis encodes:
- a CDS encoding IclR family transcriptional regulator, with translation MDASDTVPIQSLRTAKDIIDFLVENDGAGVTETAERIDRPLSTTHEYLSTLTEIGYVIRGDDGYYVSSLHLSIGTEVRSQDPLYAAAKPEIDKFAAETDNNIALLKEESGYGVTLYSVENDDSIRIQPRAGNRNYLHINAGGKAILASLPHERVVEIVERVGLDAVTENTITDRETLFEELETIREVGYAVSREEDIVGIHEIAIPILVEDARNIGSILVYGPASEFTDERLTEELPEALRRLKNVLEFNLTYAQYSTTQ, from the coding sequence ATGGATGCATCCGACACCGTGCCGATACAGTCGCTCAGGACCGCCAAGGACATCATCGATTTCCTGGTCGAGAACGACGGCGCAGGCGTTACCGAGACCGCCGAACGGATCGACAGACCGCTGAGCACGACTCACGAATATCTCAGTACGTTGACCGAAATCGGCTACGTCATCCGTGGCGACGACGGCTACTACGTCAGCTCGCTCCATCTCTCGATCGGCACGGAGGTACGGAGCCAGGACCCGTTGTACGCGGCGGCGAAGCCGGAGATCGACAAGTTCGCCGCCGAGACCGACAACAACATCGCCCTGTTGAAGGAGGAGAGTGGCTATGGCGTCACGCTCTACAGCGTCGAGAACGACGATTCGATACGGATTCAGCCACGGGCGGGCAATCGCAACTATCTCCACATCAACGCGGGCGGCAAGGCCATTCTGGCAAGTCTCCCGCACGAACGAGTCGTGGAGATCGTCGAGCGCGTCGGGCTCGACGCCGTCACCGAGAACACGATCACCGATCGGGAGACGCTGTTCGAGGAACTCGAAACGATCCGGGAGGTCGGCTACGCCGTCTCGCGCGAGGAGGACATCGTCGGCATCCACGAAATCGCGATCCCGATCCTCGTCGAGGACGCCCGCAACATCGGCTCGATCCTCGTCTACGGCCCCGCGAGCGAGTTCACCGACGAGCGCCTCACCGAGGAACTACCCGAGGCGCTCCGCAGACTCAAGAACGTCTTGGAGTTCAACCTCACGTACGCACAGTACAGTACGACTCAGTGA
- a CDS encoding electron transfer flavoprotein subunit beta/FixA family protein, with translation MKVLVAVAEVADVEDEFEIDGLAIDEQYLNYDLNEWDDYAVEAGVQLQEAGDDVEVVSVTIGPERADETIRMALAKGVDRAVRVWDENLEATEYLDSETKADVLAAVVEDEQPDLVLAGVQSDDTAFGATGVSLAEEVGFEWAAVVNDLEYEPGSDIASVHRELEGGVEEFTDVELPAVLTIQTGINEPRYASLRGIRQAQSKEIAPKTLDELGLESDVTDSAVSLTELYEPETESDATLFEGSPDEEADQLAELLRDEGVEA, from the coding sequence ATGAAGGTTCTGGTGGCAGTGGCGGAGGTGGCCGACGTCGAGGACGAGTTCGAAATCGACGGGCTGGCCATCGACGAGCAGTACCTGAACTACGATCTCAACGAGTGGGACGACTACGCCGTCGAGGCGGGCGTCCAGCTCCAAGAAGCGGGCGACGATGTCGAGGTCGTCTCGGTGACGATCGGACCTGAACGCGCCGACGAAACCATCCGCATGGCGCTCGCCAAGGGTGTCGATCGTGCCGTCCGTGTCTGGGACGAGAATCTGGAGGCGACGGAATACCTCGACAGCGAGACCAAAGCCGACGTTCTGGCGGCCGTCGTCGAGGACGAACAGCCCGATCTCGTTCTCGCTGGCGTCCAATCCGACGACACCGCCTTCGGCGCGACCGGAGTCTCCCTCGCCGAGGAAGTCGGCTTCGAGTGGGCCGCCGTCGTCAACGATCTGGAGTACGAACCAGGAAGCGACATCGCATCGGTCCACCGCGAACTCGAAGGTGGTGTCGAGGAGTTCACTGACGTCGAACTACCCGCTGTGTTGACCATCCAGACGGGGATCAACGAACCACGGTACGCCAGCCTGCGCGGGATTCGGCAGGCCCAGTCCAAGGAGATCGCGCCCAAAACCCTCGACGAACTGGGTCTTGAATCTGACGTCACCGACAGTGCGGTGTCACTCACCGAGCTCTACGAACCGGAGACCGAAAGCGACGCCACCCTCTTCGAGGGCAGCCCCGACGAGGAGGCCGACCAACTCGCCGAGCTCCTCCGCGACGAGGGGGTCGAAGCATGA
- a CDS encoding electron transfer flavoprotein subunit alpha/FixB family protein, which produces MSDILAVAEHRRGDLRDVSFELVTAGRDLADAAGGDLHVAVIGGDVDGFAEELNREGVDTIHTISEGEEFNHDVYTQIVEALFDELAPELLLLPNTVNGLDYAPAVANSLSLPLVTDAIDVEYGDELAVTREMYGSKVETVVEVDADRVALTIRPGEWPPAEATGDAEISQFDVSIDESAVRSTVTGFQEVGGGDVDITDADVLVSVGRGIEEEENIALVEALADTLGATLSSSRPIVDNGWLPKNRQVGQSGKVVTPDVYIAIGISGAVQHVAGMKGADTIVAINTDASAPIYDLADYGVVDDLFDVVPALIEAFGGEPPAL; this is translated from the coding sequence ATGAGCGATATTCTGGCCGTCGCCGAACACCGCCGCGGCGACCTCCGTGATGTGAGCTTCGAACTCGTCACTGCCGGGCGCGACCTCGCCGACGCCGCCGGTGGCGACCTCCACGTGGCCGTCATCGGCGGCGACGTCGACGGGTTCGCCGAGGAACTGAACCGCGAGGGCGTCGATACGATTCACACGATTAGTGAGGGCGAGGAGTTCAATCACGACGTCTACACTCAAATCGTCGAAGCGCTCTTCGACGAACTGGCTCCGGAACTGCTCCTGCTACCCAACACGGTCAACGGGCTCGACTACGCACCAGCTGTTGCTAACAGTCTGTCGCTGCCACTCGTCACCGACGCCATCGACGTCGAGTACGGTGACGAACTGGCCGTCACTCGCGAGATGTACGGCTCGAAAGTCGAGACAGTGGTCGAGGTCGACGCCGATCGGGTAGCACTGACGATCCGCCCCGGCGAGTGGCCACCCGCCGAGGCCACTGGCGATGCCGAAATCAGCCAATTCGACGTCTCGATCGACGAATCGGCCGTCCGCTCGACCGTGACTGGGTTCCAAGAAGTCGGTGGTGGCGACGTCGACATCACCGACGCCGACGTTCTGGTGAGCGTCGGGCGCGGTATCGAGGAAGAAGAGAACATCGCGCTCGTCGAAGCGCTGGCCGACACGCTCGGTGCGACGCTCTCTTCATCGAGGCCGATCGTCGACAACGGCTGGCTGCCCAAAAACCGGCAGGTCGGCCAATCCGGGAAGGTCGTCACTCCTGATGTGTATATCGCCATCGGCATCTCGGGGGCCGTCCAGCACGTCGCCGGCATGAAGGGTGCCGACACCATCGTCGCCATCAACACCGACGCGAGCGCCCCCATCTACGATCTCGCCGACTACGGCGTCGTCGACGACCTCTTCGACGTCGTTCCCGCCCTCATCGAAGCCTTCGGTGGCGAACCGCCCGCACTCTGA
- a CDS encoding TetR/AcrR family transcriptional regulator — MSETNADDIDAADDTAEQADSGTANEAIMEATYRALRTHGAADLSVQAIADEFDKSKSLIFYHYDSREDLLSSFLAYLLENFKNRVAASEITDPVTQLDGLIDSLLYGPDDNESFQIAMLELRSQAPFNEAYRDQFRRNRAYVHRLTARVIDCGIDDSVFAPVDPDYIATLLLTMIDGARLQLVVLGDETILDTTRAAIDDRLDETLFADQRPSD, encoded by the coding sequence GTGAGCGAGACGAACGCGGACGACATCGATGCGGCGGACGACACTGCGGAGCAGGCGGATTCGGGGACGGCGAACGAGGCGATCATGGAGGCGACCTATCGGGCGCTCCGTACGCATGGGGCAGCCGATCTCTCTGTACAGGCGATCGCCGACGAGTTCGACAAGAGCAAATCGCTGATCTTCTATCACTACGACTCGCGCGAGGATCTCCTCTCGTCGTTTCTCGCCTATCTCCTGGAGAACTTCAAGAACCGGGTCGCGGCCAGCGAGATCACGGATCCGGTGACGCAGCTCGACGGGCTGATCGACAGCCTGCTGTACGGGCCCGACGACAACGAGTCCTTCCAGATCGCGATGCTCGAACTCCGCTCGCAGGCCCCGTTCAACGAGGCCTACCGCGATCAGTTCCGCCGGAATCGTGCGTACGTCCACCGGCTGACCGCGCGCGTGATCGACTGTGGGATCGACGACAGCGTCTTCGCTCCCGTCGATCCCGACTACATCGCGACGCTACTGCTGACGATGATCGACGGCGCACGCCTGCAGCTGGTGGTGCTCGGCGACGAGACGATCCTCGATACCACGCGTGCAGCGATCGATGACCGACTCGACGAGACGCTGTTCGCCGATCAAAGACCGTCCGATTGA
- a CDS encoding Gfo/Idh/MocA family protein: MPSSSPTIGIIGLGNIGRFHADRLVDNDADIVGSDIDPDARSRFADSYATTAYADVTDLFDDADGVIVATPNRFHEEYAIAALDAGLDVLLEKPVAHSLESAEAIAAAAEEHEGFVMTGFKNRFSNPVEVLKSFQEEGRFGTPRHVEANYIRRRGIPGRGSWFTSQSASGGGSLIDIGVHAIDLALFFLDFPEVVEVSATTRSAFGSREDYAYLEMLGEDLGPSEFNVDDSVSAFIRCADGATVSLEAAWATNRPTNHEFLLRGTEAGALFDRNENSLTIYESSNAGVDHLTDTTVTTRPNDDMLAEQAAFIEGIESGTPPERNTIAEGLTVQRVIDAIYRSADAGRAVRLDRTQDATVELD, translated from the coding sequence ATGCCCTCCTCTTCTCCGACCATCGGAATCATCGGACTCGGGAACATCGGGCGATTCCACGCCGACCGACTCGTCGACAACGACGCCGATATCGTCGGTAGCGACATCGACCCCGACGCACGCAGCCGCTTCGCCGACTCGTACGCGACCACCGCCTACGCGGACGTGACCGACCTGTTCGACGACGCCGACGGCGTGATCGTCGCGACGCCGAATCGCTTCCACGAGGAGTACGCCATCGCGGCGCTCGACGCGGGGCTGGACGTCCTGCTCGAAAAGCCGGTCGCCCACTCGCTCGAAAGCGCCGAGGCGATCGCCGCCGCCGCCGAGGAGCACGAGGGCTTCGTCATGACGGGATTCAAAAACCGCTTCTCGAACCCCGTCGAGGTGCTCAAGAGCTTTCAGGAGGAGGGTCGTTTCGGCACCCCTCGCCACGTCGAGGCGAACTACATCCGCCGGCGCGGCATCCCGGGGCGTGGCTCGTGGTTCACCAGCCAGTCGGCCTCGGGCGGCGGGTCGCTGATCGACATCGGCGTCCACGCGATCGATCTCGCGCTCTTCTTCCTCGATTTCCCGGAGGTCGTCGAGGTGTCGGCGACGACGCGCTCGGCGTTCGGCTCGCGCGAGGACTATGCCTATCTCGAAATGCTCGGCGAGGATCTCGGCCCCTCGGAGTTCAACGTCGACGACTCGGTGAGTGCGTTCATCCGCTGTGCCGACGGAGCGACGGTGAGTCTCGAAGCTGCGTGGGCGACCAACCGCCCGACCAACCACGAGTTCCTCCTCCGGGGGACCGAGGCGGGCGCGCTGTTCGACCGCAATGAGAACAGTCTGACGATCTACGAGAGCAGCAACGCCGGTGTCGACCATCTCACCGATACGACGGTGACGACGCGTCCGAACGACGACATGCTGGCCGAACAGGCCGCGTTCATCGAGGGCATCGAGAGCGGCACGCCGCCCGAACGGAACACGATCGCCGAGGGGCTGACCGTCCAGCGCGTCATCGACGCCATCTACCGATCGGCCGACGCCGGGCGTGCCGTGCGCCTCGATCGGACGCAGGACGCAACGGTCGAACTCGACTGA